One Monomorium pharaonis isolate MP-MQ-018 chromosome 4, ASM1337386v2, whole genome shotgun sequence DNA segment encodes these proteins:
- the LOC105840906 gene encoding homeobox protein Hmx, producing the protein MSGETEIEVSVVSEEDLELEGSRSSSTPAELLLQEKNGKSGCGLSNHHHSFSFDTVSKPALRPACNPQYTSFSISSILGRPESPPVDSTTSTGSGERQSSDVDRTSPPSLPPANSQNSQRIPPSGASPSGRISSSPTSLRLSGGQRGGLSTTGHPGLEPRANSTGIGIGCATSATSPAATFSPPGDASANPLLGHQASADLAMLSRLIASRYPVGIGGLFYPSTLQHLHQQQQQQHQHHSRLAAAASSALSNAVQVAGQSPDIVDADGIRGVLLGGAGWPFPWRPAHGLQTLEHPSPSDVVGTLSRVSPASASFPQRDELDDDNDRDDRLHRARSPSSGDEVHDDLGDADDCGDADGEGESTSTSLHGTSVGGGGGGGGGGGGGGGSGGGNGNSNGGQNNVQVGVDGRESNSIKRKKKTRTVFSRSQVFQLESTFDMKRYLSSSERAGLAASLRLTETQVKIWFQNRRNKWKRQLAAELEAANMAHATQRLVRVPILYHEASASTGTSAGVPVSVTGAPGAPVPQVPSSVGATSALSHSVGVGVGVGVGVGVGVGVGVGTSCAPTTAQPIFYSHHHQHHHHHPAAAHVQAHTLLSHQVHPQPPPPPPPPPNGQPPRTSSQ; encoded by the exons ATGTCCGGCGAGACGGAAATCGAGGTGTCGGTCGTGTCGGAGGAGGATCTGGAACTGGAGGGATCCAGGAGCAGTTCCACCCCGGCGGAACTGCTGCTGCAGGAGAAGAACGGCAAGTCCGGCTGCGGCCTAAGCAATCATCATCACTCCTTCAGCTTCGACACGGTGAGCAAGCCGGCGCTCAGGCCTGCCTGCAATCCGCAGTACACGTCCTTCAGTATCTCCAGCATCCTCGGCAGACCGGAATCGCCGCCTGTCGACTCGACGACTTCCACGGGATCTGGCGAGAGGCAATCGTCGGACGTCGACAGAacgtcgccgccgtcgctaCCCCCGGCAAACTCGCAGAACTCGCAGAGGATCCCGCCGTCGGGCGCCAGTCCCAGCGGCAGAATCTCGTCCTCCCCCACGTCCCTGAGACTGTCCGGCGGTCAACGTGGCGGACTGTCCACTACCGGTCACCCCGGGCTGGAGCCCAGAGCGAATTCCACGGGTATCGGTATCGGATGTGCTACCAGTGCTACCAGTCCAGCTGCGACCTTCTCGCCGCCCGGCGATGCCTCTGCCAATCCACTACTAGGACACCAGGCCTCGGCGGATCTCGCGATGCTGTCAAG ATTGATAGCGAGTCGATACCCAGTCGGCATCGGCGGTTTGTTCTACCCCTCGACGCTGCAGCATCTCCatcagcagcaacagcaacagcatcAGCATCATTCGCGGCTAGCCGCCGCAGCCTCGTCCGCCCTCAGCAACGCTGTACAGGTCGCCGGCCAATCGCCGGACATCGTCGACGCCGATGGCATCCGCGGCGTTCTACTCGGCGGCGCCGGCTGGCCGTTTCCATGGAGGCCGGCGCACGGCCTGCAGACACTCGAGCATCCCTCACCAAGCGATGTGGTCGGCACCCTCAGCCGCGTCAGTCCCGCGTCCGCTTCTTTCCCGCAGCGAG ACGAGCtagacgacgacaacgaccgCGATGATCGTCTGCATCGCGCGAGGAGTCCGTCAAGCGGTGACGAGGTGCACGACGACCTCGGCGATGCTGACGACTGTGGGGATGCCGATGGAGAAGGCGAGTCCACGTCGACGAGTCTTCACGGTACTTCGGTAGGCGGTGGTGGCGGgggtggtggcggtggtggcggcggcggtggtagCGGTGGTGGCAACGGTAACAGCAACGGTGGCCAAAACAACGTGCAAGTCGGGGTGGACGGTCGCGAGTCGAACAGCATAAAGCGCAAGAAAAAGACTAGAACGGTCTTCTCCAGGTCGCAAGTGTTCCAGCTGGAGAGCACGTTCGACATGAAGCGTTACCTCTCGTCGTCGGAGCGCGCAGGGTTGGCCGCCTCGCTCAGGCTGACGGAGACTCAGGTGAAGATCTGGTTCCAGAACCGGCGAAACAAGTGGAAACGGCAATTGGCCGCCGAGCTGGAGGCGGCAAACATGGCGCACGCCACTCAGAGGCTGGTCAGGGTGCCGATCCTGTACCACGAGGCGTCAGCCAGCACCGGCACTTCCGCCGGCGTGCCCGTGTCGGTGACGGGAGCACCGGGAGCGCCGGTGCCGCAGGTTCCGTCTTCGGTAGGCGCGACCTCCGCCCTCTCGCACTCGGTCGGCGTCGGCGTgggcgtcggcgtcggcgtcggcgtcggcgtcggcgtcggtGTCGGCACCTCGTGCGCGCCCACCACGGCGCAGCCCATCTTTTACTCCCATCACCATCAACATCACCATCACCACCCGGCGGCAGCCCACGTGCAGGCGCACACTCTCCTATCCCACCAGGTGCACCCGCAACCGCCGCCCCCACCCCCGCCGCCGCCAAACGGCCAACCACCGCGGACGTCCTCGCAATAA